CCCTAGAACTCTCACTCATGCATCCTGAGAGCAGTTTGTCCTCTGTCTTTGCCCCAACCTCACCAGTACTTCTATACCCCTAGCGGCTTGGGAGACTGGGTAGTTATTTGTGTACTTACCTACCTTATGTATTAGACCAGAAGCTCCTTGAAACAGGAACTTGTCTTACTCATCTTTGCCTCTGGCACAGGCTGACCCAGAATTTCTGTATAAGATGGAATTAGGGGTAGTAACCCAGTTGAAAGAATAGTTGGgagtctagagagatagtccagtggtagGGAacctgctttgtatgtggctgacacagATTGGACACATCCCCTCCAgacccggcatcccacatggtcctctaagcagtaccaggagtaattcttgagtgcaaagacaggggttacccctgaacattgctgggtgtggccccaaaccaacaaatgTAATGCAACAAGAGTGTTTATATGATTCataagtgatataaaatatagaaaaactggACAAGAGGAAGTAAGGCATCAAAGGAGGGATGTGTAGATTACCCTGGACCTGGACTAGAGAactgaggagagggaaggaaagaaactgaagggGGTAAAGAAAGAAGAGGTGGAGGAAGGTAAGAGGGGCAGGCGCAGGGAACTCATACACACTGGTGGTGAAGAGCTGCTGTCTAATTGTTCAtcagaaccaaaaacaaaactcaaagcatgagatccaaactataaGACCCAAATGAAAAAACATTCCTTTctaggaggcaggctggggggggcgggagggaaactgtggacattggtggagttTGTtacttggccattgatgggattaaatggaaccgggggcagtttgtgggcgtgaacTCTCtggatactggaaaatgggggatctggttggaggaggcccagtcgagagcaggcttggagatctcagcccccaggtgccccacacctgggttcctctgccggctcctggaggtaagattggtgtttgaaaatcATATACTTGAATAACCTTGAATAATcatctatgaataactttgccaATTATGATAACttgctaaaaaaataaattaaacaaaacacacaaaggtGATCCTTAGCAGGAGAGCATCTTGCAAGCATTGAAAAGCAACTCCCACATTGAAAGGGTTCATGGACCAGTAGAATGTACACAGAACTGCCAAGGTGATGGTCCTTAATAATTCAATTTATGGCAaactcagtatcactgtatcacgggcatcccattgttcatcgatttgctcgagtgggcgccaataacatctccattcgtcctagccctgagattttagcagcctctctttactcgtccttctcaacagtgctgcattggaggctctttcagagtcaggggaatgagacccatcattgttactgtttttggcatatctaatacgccacggggagtttgccagactctgctgtgtgggcaggatactcttggtagcttgctgggttatCTGAGAGGAagactagacaataagaggtggCCGTgtacttccgggagctttgttttatagtctctggatcttgaccattgatgggattacatggcggcGGGGCAGTATGTGGGAGTGACTGctggggggatctgggtggaggaggcccagtcccgatctgagcaggcttggagatcttggccctgggtcccgcacacctgggttcctcatgcgtgaggctcatccgagcgtgtggagagtggccttaagcatggctgtggctggatttccagaggtctttggctgctggggctctgtttggggtggggagggaaacccaacccacccccatcgaggggcccgggtgaagacacccaggcatgggggcaggagactccgcatcgcattgctctcttccaggagctttgttttatagactctggatcttggccattgatgggattacatggaagggggggaggggagaggggggacagtttgtgggtgtgactgtctggCTACTGgcaaatgggagatctgggtggagcagggagcaggcttagagatctcagccctgcacacctgggttttcagtcccgcacacctgggttcctctgccagttccttcatgcgtgaggtgtctccaagcgtgtggagagtggccactCTCTCTGAGCATTTGTTAAATAGTGCATTTCTTTGCTTTGGGTGTTTGTTGGTGAACAGACCTGACCtggccttttgagctatctcctgagATTTTCCTGAAACCTGCTTTTCAATATAAACCTTTTCTCACAGTTTTAGGGGTTAATCATTAGGATGACCATGTGAGGCCCTGTATAATAAAGAGCTAAAGCACAAGTGGTGTTTCCAAAGGCAGAAGGAAAACCTGGCTGCTGACTCAGGACAGAGGGCACCACTGGAGATGGCTTTATGGAGTGAACCACCGCTGAGCTGAAACTTTTCAGGATGAACAGACTTTAAACAGAGAAAAATGACCTCTTGACCACCAAGCTGGAAATTAAGAGCCTCAGCTGCAGTTACAGAAGGGAGTGAATCCATCATTCTGAATGGTGGAATGTAGGAAGGAAAGAACTCTGGGGATTTCCCTGAAGATGGAGCCATTGGGGTCAAGAGAGGGCAAAGCAAGAGACAGACATAGTTCAAATCCAAGACCGTGGTTTTCAGTGGGGCAGGAAAACCCCCGCCTGGGTCTGGCAAACGTATAGTAGCAATTTTTGCTGCCAGTGGAGATGAAGTACATTTGGGGAGTGTTCCACATCAAACTCAGTGCTGCAGAGAAATCGAATTGCTGTCTAGGGCTGTTCTTTCAGCCCAGAAGCTCATTTGATTTTACAgtctctcccagccctggcccAGTTTAAATGCTCACATTTGTAAGAAAGCCACTCCTGAACTTCACTGGTTCAGTCTGTGAGCCTTTGTTCATCTCActtctctgttctgtctctggatcatgagCCCATTCCTCTCCCTGCCCAATCAGTTCTTGGGCCTGATTCCTTTCCATTATTCAGTACTTTCTCATTGACACaaggctggttttttttttttgtttttttttttttgctttttgggtcacccggccacacacaggagtcactcctggctctgcactcaggaattacccctggcggtgctcaggggaccatatatgggatgctgggaatcgaacccgggtcggccgcgtgcaaggcaaacgccctacccgctgtgctattgctccagccccacaaggctGGTTTTTGAACTGTCTTGACAAAAATTACAAGCAAAGGTGAAAGACTTggactattttaaataaaatgaaggctTAACCAGAGCCATCTAAATAGAACAAAAAGGAATCCAACAAAAAAAAGCTAAGATCCAATACTGTAAATTCAGGATGTTTGTACCCAATGAAAAAATATCTAACAAGCATGGAAAAAGATATTACAGATAACCAGCAGGAAAACCTGTGGACTCGAATATAGAAATGGATTCCTCAATCCCATTACTGGCTATCTAGCCAGAGCCATGGAAACGTGTACGCCAAGAGTGATAGCCCTTCTGATGATTATGGTGGAGTTTCTTACAGAAACAAAGATATGGAAGTGCCCACTGAGTGGTGACTGTAGAAAGAAGACATGGGAGTACTATGAAATGataataaagatgaaaatttatTATCACAAGGTGTGAGTTTAAGGGTGACTGCATGCCATGGCTAAGAACTACCTCCCCAGGTTGGCTGGCAGACAGTGATGGATGAAAGAATGGAGCTGCAAGCTGGTTAGTAATCAGCAGCTGTTTATTCAAGTCTTACAGTGTTAGTGATGGAGAAATCATGAAAGGTGGGGTAGCAATtccacataggtgtggttgaatatTACCATAACAACGAACACAtataaagcccctccttcagggaaagttttttctttctttcttttttttttcttcttgggtcacacctggcaatgcacaggggttactcctggatctgcactcaggaatcacccctggtggtgctcagaggaccatgtgggatgctaggaatcgaacctgggttggccgcatgcaaggcaaatgccctacctgctgaactattgctccagcccccatgcaaggcaaatgccctacctgctgaactattgctccagccccgaaaatactTTTTAAGAGATTAAGTCAAGGACAAAATCCTAACTGGgtgctcagcactctagattattCCTAGAAGATCTGCCCAAGGACAGAATTCCATCTAAGATAGTCCATccaagggcatattgctttctcctctctttattttttatttgtttttatttatttatatttatttatttatttttatcaaatcactgtgagacacagttgcaagctttcatgcttgagttgtaatcatacaatgatcaaacacccatccttctaccagtggacatccccaccaccaatgtccccagtatacccctccattcccactctccccctgcctccatggcagaaatttcccccatactccctcttttgggcattatggtttgtaataccaTAATGTAATACAGATGCTATTACTCCTCTCTTTagttagtcactgtcactgtcattccgttgctcatcaatttgtttgagtgggcaccagtaatgtttctcattgagagacttattgttactgtttttggcatatctaatacgccacgggtagcttgccaggctctgctgtgtgggctcgatactctcgatagcttgccgggctctctgagaggggctctctgagaggggcggaggaatcgaacatgggttggccgcgtgaaaggcgaaagccctaccgctgtgctatcgctccagcccctcagttagtaatccacttaaacagttaTCTTTAATTTACTGCCTAataatatttatagttattttgtatggacacagtaagaaatattttaagcttAAAGAGTAACTTCTCTTGGGGACATCCCATtatatatctcagactacagtccgcaggccaggttagtcttcccaaatcccagcagggtccttattcagttactttaatacatttaattttaatacatttaatgtATTTCAGACATTACATGTTATTcattaaatgtaattttagaattaaatattaaacttttattaaacttttgcttttttcttctcaATGATCAGCCTGATAGTTATTTGGAAGGATTTCTACAGAACCTTACAACACAGCATGTCCCACTGGAAACTTAGGTAAGGTGGTTAGGGAGAGCAGGCGTTTGTCTTCCTGATGAGAGGACCATCTATTGCTGGCCTCAGAGAGGGGGAACATTGGTCAGGAAATGACCaaatccttcctcctcctcactgAAGCACCCCCTGGAGAGCTCAGCTGGGAGCCTGGTGTTCAGGCTGCTGGAGGATCCATGAGGGAGGAGCTCAGGATTGATGAAGGGAGATGTCGTGATTGTGTGTCAAGAGGGAAGTCCCACTGGGCTCACAGATGTTGACATGCAGATCAGAGAAAGATCCAGCCGGAGGCGGAGACCGGGATGACAGAAACCCACAGGGCATCAGGAGCTCCCGGGAGAATCCTTCAGCGACAAGCTGAGGTGTGCTGAGGAAATCCACCCAGCAGCTGCCCCTGCTCCTGCACTgcccgacccccaccccaggagaagGGAGGTGAGTGCTGGGCTCCTGGGCACCAGGACAGTCCAGACTCCCTGACCATCTGTGATTCAGGGAGAGCACAAGGACAAATGTCTGCAGGTCCTAAGATAAGCCCTGCAAATAGTTCTGACTGGGTTCCCTGCCTGGAGAAGAAACCCCAGGGATTCTGGGTCCTTGAGATGAGTTTACAGGATATCCCCAGAattagggaggggaggggaggccaagagatcccctgccccaccctatGCAGATGATGGGATCTAGGGAGGTGCCCTGAGGGGCCAATCACTGCCCAGGAGTGGGTGGGTTTCAGACTGACCAATGGGAGAGAGCAAAGGACACACCCTAAAGGGTAGAAAAGGCCCTCTGGGCAGTCCTGATCTGCACTTCACCCCAGGAACTGGGGAAACTGGGAgctgcaccctgcaccctgcaccctgagcccagagcctcgGACCTGGTGCCACAGCTGAGAGCTTCGAGCTGCAAGCAGCCACAGGACCCAGGTGAGCTGGGAGCTGCTTCCCGTGGGGGTCCCTGAGAAGGGTCCGGGGAACGAGCAAGGGGTTGGGGGTCCCTGTACTTGGCTCTCCGACCCTCTTACCTGGCAGGATCAGAGGACAAGCAGAGACGCCCTCCCGAGCCATTTGCAAGAGATTTTGCGGGAGGAGAGTGGGTGATGTGCAGGGTCCAGAGCTGCGGGCTGCGGGGAGGCTGGTCCCCCTGAGCAGAAAGAGCGCCCCCGCTGTGGCCTTCTTACTGATTAACTGTTTGAAAGGGCCCGTTTGGGTTTGTGATAAGGCGCATGAGCAGGCCGCGGTGTCCGCGCGCCATGGCCAGCTCTAGGGCCCCGTTGTCATCCTGTTTGTCTCCTTAGGAAGCGGCTGGGGTCCTGCAGAGTGTCCCTCGCAGCAGCCCACGTTTCTATCCCGACACCAGCGGGATTTTCCGTGTGTCCTCAGAGCTGAGCATCCTAGAACCCCCAGGACCAACTGACGCTTCCGTTTCCGGTCCCCGAGGAGGGCCAGGAAGGGCCTGGAGGAGCAGAGGCCCgagccgccgccccgccccgccccccccaacaacCCGCAGGCCCGCGTGGCCGTCCCCGCTGCCCCCGCGGCCCCGCACCATGGCCCTGGCCGCCGCCCTGGCCGAGCTGCACGCACAGGCCCGCTGCCCGCTCTGCCGGGGGCCCCTGCGCGCGCCCCTGACCCTGGACTGCGGCCACAACTGCTGCGGCTCGTGCCTGCAGCGGCGCTGGCAGCACCTGCAggcgcccctgccctgccccgtgtgCCAGCACCCCTGTTCCCGAGAGCCCCGCGGGACCAACACGCAGCTGGCGCAGCTGGCCGACCTGGTCAGCCGGCTGCCTGGCCCGAGGCCCGAGGGACACGCGCCGGAGGCCCAAGACCATTGCGCCGCGCACCAGCAGCCCCTGAGCCTTTTCTGCGAAGACCACCTGGAGCTGCTGTGTGACCAGTGCGGCGCCTCTGCTGCCCACCGCGGCCACCGCCTCACGCCCATCGGCCCCGCGGCTGCTCATCACAGGACCAAGCTCAAGGGCTACCTGGAGCCTCTGCGCAAGCAGCTGCAGGAGGCGCAGAGGGCGTGGGAGCTGCAAGACGCTGAgagacaggagtggagagagcagGTGGCCAATCAGAGGACCGAACTGCTTTGGGAATCGGAACATTTGAAGCATTTCTTGAGAATTGAGCACGACGTCCTTGACACAGGGGTACTGAGGCAGGTGTCGAGTCATTCCAAGAAGATCTTGCAGGGCAGAAAGAAGCTGTCAGAGTATCGCGCCAGCCTGCAGAGGACGCTGTGGGACATCATCCAGCTGTGTCTGCAGCCAGACCTGGGCCTGCTGGCCGGGGTCAGCACGGTGCACCAGCAGTGGGATGTCAAGCTCCCTGCAACCTTCTCCTACCAGCCTGTGGAGCCCGCTTTCATCTTACCCCCACATTACAGTGGCCTGCAGAACATAATCAGCAAGTTCCAGACGGATTTGACCCTGGATCCCGAAACCGCTCACCCCAGTCTGATCATCTCCCCGGACAGGAAAACTCTGAGTTGTCGCCAGGGAAGCACAGAGCCCATCTCGGACCCTCGGCCCAGGGCATTCACCTCTCAGGAAGCCGTCCTGGGTGTGGAAGGGTTCGAAGGTGGCAGGCACTTCTGGCAGGTCGAAATCCGAGGCTCGGGAATGTGGGCCCTGGGCGTGTGCGAGGAATCCTGGCCCAGAAATTCTCCTGTGACACCCACCCCGGCCGACGGCCTCTGGCAGCTCCAGCAGTTCACTGGCCTTCAGCTGGACTCTCGCCGAGCACACTATCGTGTTGGCGTGTTTCTGGACTTTGAGTTGGGAGAAGTTTCCTTTTATAATTTGGATAAGAGGTCGCACATCTCTACACTCACCGGGACCTTCACAGGAAAGCTCCTGCCCTTTTTCTGCCTTGGATCCTCATCCTTGAACTTCTCTATGACTGTTGTCAGCCAGGAATGGTGAACCTCTTGCCACcttctctgttttgtttgcttcCTATGTAACAAAGTTTTGGTAATAAAATTGTGTTTTCTGAAGTTGGATGCTGGTGGTTTTTGCAGACTGACCTCTGCCTACAACCTGCACCCTGACTTTGGGGGAGGGTCCCACCAGCAAGTCTCTGGGAAGTATTTTTTCTCCAAAGGGTCCCCCCACCAATACCAAGAATATCTCCTCCTATCTTTGATCTTGGAAAGTCCCCACACAACACAAAAACACAAGCCAATCCATGTGTCTTAACATAGGGGAGGCAATGGTACTGGCGAAAATGATGTACATGGACAAGATTGAAGAAGGTCCTGCACTTAGTACAGAACATAATTTGTCTGCTGCTGTGGAGGAAGGACCAGCCCAAAGCTCGAGGTGGTCAAAGCTACTATTATTACTCtgacagggagggaagggaggagatcATACTCCCAGCTCTT
The nucleotide sequence above comes from Sorex araneus isolate mSorAra2 chromosome 1, mSorAra2.pri, whole genome shotgun sequence. Encoded proteins:
- the LOC101544016 gene encoding tripartite motif-containing protein 75-like; its protein translation is MALAAALAELHAQARCPLCRGPLRAPLTLDCGHNCCGSCLQRRWQHLQAPLPCPVCQHPCSREPRGTNTQLAQLADLVSRLPGPRPEGHAPEAQDHCAAHQQPLSLFCEDHLELLCDQCGASAAHRGHRLTPIGPAAAHHRTKLKGYLEPLRKQLQEAQRAWELQDAERQEWREQVANQRTELLWESEHLKHFLRIEHDVLDTGVLRQVSSHSKKILQGRKKLSEYRASLQRTLWDIIQLCLQPDLGLLAGVSTVHQQWDVKLPATFSYQPVEPAFILPPHYSGLQNIISKFQTDLTLDPETAHPSLIISPDRKTLSCRQGSTEPISDPRPRAFTSQEAVLGVEGFEGGRHFWQVEIRGSGMWALGVCEESWPRNSPVTPTPADGLWQLQQFTGLQLDSRRAHYRVGVFLDFELGEVSFYNLDKRSHISTLTGTFTGKLLPFFCLGSSSLNFSMTVVSQEW